From Magnolia sinica isolate HGM2019 chromosome 13, MsV1, whole genome shotgun sequence, one genomic window encodes:
- the LOC131223912 gene encoding uncharacterized protein LOC131223912 isoform X2: MCILCVVQKWSRRVATMLPWLVIPLIGLWALSQLLPPGFRVEVTSPRLACVLVLLVTLLWYEVLMPQLSSWRSRRTARLKELRRSEALELQKLRKTATRRCRNCLTPYRDQNPGCGRFMCCYCGHVSKRPVLDMPGPGGWICGGPDWSESGSWVLPKPGYLVFSGDDKCSAEESYSGAVVFVCRLSGSFFSIVQWLWRKAFWLGPAQDRDKSGVGSASSRKGENGGNLNESRGEKARRKAEEKRQARLERELLEEEERNQKEEVARLVEERRRLREEQTGATKDQGAHDKDRESRRETRRKQRQERKKDKDKGSSKSNSDVEDPERKGSSRESERKREIERLATQCSEKGNGVIKGPTMNGFSRASGGSRYFDHVKGSFLSSSKAFNGAGFFGHGVYNSAASGMKVNKAPAFRDVLPFGNRKEAHSTEHIMGKFTSNGDDNITKTACNRPPRDFPSDEAELFEDPCYVPDPLSLLGPVSESLNNFSLDIGTGSVTNMGLERPHVLKNVSASAEVHRPSPIESPISRLRVAEERHVTSGRLPCTPKSPDPYTLPLAELSNAHEQGAWQMWGSPPLGQDGLGLLGGPASWLLPLGQNKTNQEDVIHPSQNDLTFDSHSSAGHPLELSPANCWTNKDWVAHGQGGSVGNSTLSRPHAGGLFSTSDVESLWSFS, encoded by the exons ATGTGCATACTCTGCGTCGTGCAGAAGTGGTCCCGCCGTGTCGCGACCATGCTCCCATGGCTCGTTATACCGTTAATAGGCCTGTGGGCCCTATCGCAACTGCTCCCGCCCGGCTTCCGCGTCGAGGTCACATCGCCTCGCCTCGCCTGCGTTCTAGTCCTCTTAGTTACCCTCTTATGGTACGAGGTTCTGATGCCCCAGCTTTCATCGTGGCGCTCCCGCAGGACTGCTCGATTGAAGGAGCTCCGGCGTTCTGAGGCACTTGAATTGCAGAAGCTCCGGAAGACTGCCACACGCAGGTGCCGAAACTGCCTCACCCCGTACCGGGACCAGAATCCCGGTTGCGGCCGGTTCATGTGTTGCTACTGCGGGCATGTCTCCAAGAGGCCGGTCCTGGACATGCCGGGCCCTGGTGGGTGGATTTGTGGGGGGCCGGATTGGTCAGAGAGTGGTAGCTGGGTCCTGCCTAAGCCAGGTTATTTGGTATTTAGTGGTGACGACAAGTGTTCGGCAGAGGAGTCGTATTCAGGCGCTGTTGTTTTTGTATGTCGGTTGTCGGGGTCGTTCTTCTCAATCGTGCAGTGGCTGTGGAGGAAGGCTTTCTGGCTGGGGCCCGCGCAGGACAGGGACAAGTCAGGTGTAGGCTCGGCATCATCAAGGAAGGGCGAGAATGGGGGGAACTTGAATGAGAGTAGAGGAGAGAAAGCGAGGAGAAAAGCTGAGGAGAAGAGGCAGGCTCGGTTGGAAAGAGAACTTTTGGAAGAGGAAGAGAGGAATCAAAAGGAGGAGGTCGCAAGGTTAGTGGAGGAGCGGCGGAGGCTGCGGGAAGAACAAACTGGGGCCACGAAAGATCAAGGGGCCCATGATAAGGACAGAGAGAGTCGGAGGGAAACTAGAAGGAAGCAACGacaggagagaaagaaggacaagGATAAAGGGTCTAGTAAGAGTAATTCAGATGTTGAGGATCCTGAAAGGAAGGGTAGTAGTAGGGAGAGCGAAAGGAAGCGCGAGATCGAGAGGCTGGCCACCCAGTGCTCAGAAAAGGGTAACGGTGTCATAAAGGGTCCCACAATGAATGGTTTTAGTCGGGCAAGTGGCGGAAGTAGATATTTTGATCACGTAAAGGGCTCATTTTTGTCTTCATCTAAGGCTTTCAATGGGGCTGGTTTCTTTGGGCATGGTGTCTATAATTCAGCTGCCTCTGGGATGAAAGTGAATAAGGCTCCTGCTTTTAGAGATGTGTTGCCTTTTGGGAATAGGAAAGAGGCGCATTCCACTGAACATATAATGGGGAAGTTTACTTCTAATGGAGATGATAACATCACAAAGACTGCTTGCAACCGTCCT CCTCGTGATTTTCCATCTGACGAGGCAGAACTTTTTGAAGACCCATGTTATGTTCCCGATCCGCTGTCCTTGCTTGGCCCTGTTTCGGAGTCACTCAACAACTTCTCATTGGACATAGGAACAGGATCCGTCACAAATATGGGATTGGAAAGACCTCATGTTCTCAAGAACGTGTCTGCTTCTGCAGAGGTTCACAGGCCTTCTCCAATTGAGTCCCCTATATCAAGATTGCGAGTTGCTGAAGAAAGGCATGTAACTTCTGGCCGACTCCCATGCACTCCAAAGTCACCGGATCCATATACTTTGCCTCTGGCTGAATTGAGCAATGCACATGAACAAGGCGCATGGCAGATGTGGGGCTCACCTCCACTTGGTCAGGATGGACTTGGTTTACTAGGTGGGCCTGCCAGCTGGCTTTTACCACTAGGACAGAACAAAACTAACCAAGAAGATGTGATTCATCCTTCTCAGAATGATTTAACTTTTGACAGTCATTCATCAGCTGGGCATCCATTAGAACTATCTCCTGCCAATTGTTGGACCAA
- the LOC131223912 gene encoding uncharacterized protein LOC131223912 isoform X1 — translation MCILCVVQKWSRRVATMLPWLVIPLIGLWALSQLLPPGFRVEVTSPRLACVLVLLVTLLWYEVLMPQLSSWRSRRTARLKELRRSEALELQKLRKTATRRCRNCLTPYRDQNPGCGRFMCCYCGHVSKRPVLDMPGPGGWICGGPDWSESGSWVLPKPGYLVFSGDDKCSAEESYSGAVVFVCRLSGSFFSIVQWLWRKAFWLGPAQDRDKSGVGSASSRKGENGGNLNESRGEKARRKAEEKRQARLERELLEEEERNQKEEVARLVEERRRLREEQTGATKDQGAHDKDRESRRETRRKQRQERKKDKDKGSSKSNSDVEDPERKGSSRESERKREIERLATQCSEKGNGVIKGPTMNGFSRASGGSRYFDHVKGSFLSSSKAFNGAGFFGHGVYNSAASGMKVNKAPAFRDVLPFGNRKEAHSTEHIMGKFTSNGDDNITKTACNRPVGSDLQPQPTVLKKSWQQLFTRSSAVFPCSDVNPVSQLDQNHQLEFRNSHLPDCAPSTYHLDNPMQFGLPSPFVVSTPLPNNSMSSSSLSAAESIFRLVGEQPRDFPSDEAELFEDPCYVPDPLSLLGPVSESLNNFSLDIGTGSVTNMGLERPHVLKNVSASAEVHRPSPIESPISRLRVAEERHVTSGRLPCTPKSPDPYTLPLAELSNAHEQGAWQMWGSPPLGQDGLGLLGGPASWLLPLGQNKTNQEDVIHPSQNDLTFDSHSSAGHPLELSPANCWTNKDWVAHGQGGSVGNSTLSRPHAGGLFSTSDVESLWSFS, via the exons ATGTGCATACTCTGCGTCGTGCAGAAGTGGTCCCGCCGTGTCGCGACCATGCTCCCATGGCTCGTTATACCGTTAATAGGCCTGTGGGCCCTATCGCAACTGCTCCCGCCCGGCTTCCGCGTCGAGGTCACATCGCCTCGCCTCGCCTGCGTTCTAGTCCTCTTAGTTACCCTCTTATGGTACGAGGTTCTGATGCCCCAGCTTTCATCGTGGCGCTCCCGCAGGACTGCTCGATTGAAGGAGCTCCGGCGTTCTGAGGCACTTGAATTGCAGAAGCTCCGGAAGACTGCCACACGCAGGTGCCGAAACTGCCTCACCCCGTACCGGGACCAGAATCCCGGTTGCGGCCGGTTCATGTGTTGCTACTGCGGGCATGTCTCCAAGAGGCCGGTCCTGGACATGCCGGGCCCTGGTGGGTGGATTTGTGGGGGGCCGGATTGGTCAGAGAGTGGTAGCTGGGTCCTGCCTAAGCCAGGTTATTTGGTATTTAGTGGTGACGACAAGTGTTCGGCAGAGGAGTCGTATTCAGGCGCTGTTGTTTTTGTATGTCGGTTGTCGGGGTCGTTCTTCTCAATCGTGCAGTGGCTGTGGAGGAAGGCTTTCTGGCTGGGGCCCGCGCAGGACAGGGACAAGTCAGGTGTAGGCTCGGCATCATCAAGGAAGGGCGAGAATGGGGGGAACTTGAATGAGAGTAGAGGAGAGAAAGCGAGGAGAAAAGCTGAGGAGAAGAGGCAGGCTCGGTTGGAAAGAGAACTTTTGGAAGAGGAAGAGAGGAATCAAAAGGAGGAGGTCGCAAGGTTAGTGGAGGAGCGGCGGAGGCTGCGGGAAGAACAAACTGGGGCCACGAAAGATCAAGGGGCCCATGATAAGGACAGAGAGAGTCGGAGGGAAACTAGAAGGAAGCAACGacaggagagaaagaaggacaagGATAAAGGGTCTAGTAAGAGTAATTCAGATGTTGAGGATCCTGAAAGGAAGGGTAGTAGTAGGGAGAGCGAAAGGAAGCGCGAGATCGAGAGGCTGGCCACCCAGTGCTCAGAAAAGGGTAACGGTGTCATAAAGGGTCCCACAATGAATGGTTTTAGTCGGGCAAGTGGCGGAAGTAGATATTTTGATCACGTAAAGGGCTCATTTTTGTCTTCATCTAAGGCTTTCAATGGGGCTGGTTTCTTTGGGCATGGTGTCTATAATTCAGCTGCCTCTGGGATGAAAGTGAATAAGGCTCCTGCTTTTAGAGATGTGTTGCCTTTTGGGAATAGGAAAGAGGCGCATTCCACTGAACATATAATGGGGAAGTTTACTTCTAATGGAGATGATAACATCACAAAGACTGCTTGCAACCGTCCT GTGGGTTCTGATCTGCAACCCCAGCCAACTGTCCTGAAAAAGTCATGGCAACAATTATTTACTCGTTCTTCAGCAGTTTTCCCATGCTCGGATGTAAATCCCGTGTCGCAACTGGATCAAAATCACCAACTGGAGTTTAGAAACTCACATTTACCTGATTGCGCACCGTCAACTTATCATCTAGATAACCCAATGCAATTTGGGTTACCATCACCGTTTGTTGTCTCTACTCCATTGCCTAACAATTCTATGAGTAGTAGTTCATTGTCTGCGGCTGAATCCATCTTTCGTCTTGTTGGAGAACAGCCTCGTGATTTTCCATCTGACGAGGCAGAACTTTTTGAAGACCCATGTTATGTTCCCGATCCGCTGTCCTTGCTTGGCCCTGTTTCGGAGTCACTCAACAACTTCTCATTGGACATAGGAACAGGATCCGTCACAAATATGGGATTGGAAAGACCTCATGTTCTCAAGAACGTGTCTGCTTCTGCAGAGGTTCACAGGCCTTCTCCAATTGAGTCCCCTATATCAAGATTGCGAGTTGCTGAAGAAAGGCATGTAACTTCTGGCCGACTCCCATGCACTCCAAAGTCACCGGATCCATATACTTTGCCTCTGGCTGAATTGAGCAATGCACATGAACAAGGCGCATGGCAGATGTGGGGCTCACCTCCACTTGGTCAGGATGGACTTGGTTTACTAGGTGGGCCTGCCAGCTGGCTTTTACCACTAGGACAGAACAAAACTAACCAAGAAGATGTGATTCATCCTTCTCAGAATGATTTAACTTTTGACAGTCATTCATCAGCTGGGCATCCATTAGAACTATCTCCTGCCAATTGTTGGACCAA